Proteins found in one Physeter macrocephalus isolate SW-GA chromosome 17, ASM283717v5, whole genome shotgun sequence genomic segment:
- the FXYD5 gene encoding FXYD domain-containing ion transport regulator 5 isoform X2 encodes MSPCGRLCLLVFVGLILPTRGQTLEETTSITLADPVTENVHSLTPAPDTVHPELQPTPQTSTLQAEATPSPMEIHTQQPTEMDVLLTTGPGTDKSRTQGPTPSETQLPRKNVRRDPALRQTGSSEDDPFSYDEDTLRKRGLLVAAVLFITGIVILTSGKCRQLPRLCRSHDR; translated from the exons ATGTCGCCCTGTGGTCGCCTGTGTCTCCTGGTCTTCGTTGGCCTGATTCTCCCCACCAGAG GACAGACATTGGAGGAGACCACATCCATTACTCTAGCAGATCCAGTCACTGAGAACGTTCATTCCCTGACTCCAGCCCCAG ACACTGTCCACCCAGAACTCCAGCCCACTCCCCAGACTTCAACCCTGCAGGCTG AAGCAACCCCGAGCCCGATGGAGATCCACACCCAGCAACCTACGGAAATGGATGTGCTTCTAACAACAGGTCCAGGGACAGACAAGAGCAGGACGCAAG GCCCCACGCCCTCCGAGACCCAACTCCCACGCAAAAACGTCAGGAGGGACCCAGCCCTCAGGCAGACTG GTTCAAGCGAGGACGACCCCTTCTCCTATG ACGAGGACACCCTCCGGAAACGGGGGCTGTTGGTGGCAGCCGTGCTGTTCATCACCGGCATCGTCATCCTCACCA GTGGCAAGTGTAGGCAGCTGCCCCGGTTATGCCGGAGTCATGACAGATGA
- the FXYD5 gene encoding FXYD domain-containing ion transport regulator 5 isoform X1: MTILQMRKLRLSEGKCPVPEARQTLEETTSITLADPVTENVHSLTPAPDTVHPELQPTPQTSTLQAEATPSPMEIHTQQPTEMDVLLTTGPGTDKSRTQGPTPSETQLPRKNVRRDPALRQTGSSEDDPFSYDEDTLRKRGLLVAAVLFITGIVILTSGKCRQLPRLCRSHDR; encoded by the exons atgaccattttacagatgaggaaactgaggctcagtgaaggAAAGTGCCCTGTGCCAGAGGCTA GACAGACATTGGAGGAGACCACATCCATTACTCTAGCAGATCCAGTCACTGAGAACGTTCATTCCCTGACTCCAGCCCCAG ACACTGTCCACCCAGAACTCCAGCCCACTCCCCAGACTTCAACCCTGCAGGCTG AAGCAACCCCGAGCCCGATGGAGATCCACACCCAGCAACCTACGGAAATGGATGTGCTTCTAACAACAGGTCCAGGGACAGACAAGAGCAGGACGCAAG GCCCCACGCCCTCCGAGACCCAACTCCCACGCAAAAACGTCAGGAGGGACCCAGCCCTCAGGCAGACTG GTTCAAGCGAGGACGACCCCTTCTCCTATG ACGAGGACACCCTCCGGAAACGGGGGCTGTTGGTGGCAGCCGTGCTGTTCATCACCGGCATCGTCATCCTCACCA GTGGCAAGTGTAGGCAGCTGCCCCGGTTATGCCGGAGTCATGACAGATGA